Proteins encoded in a region of the Phormidium ambiguum IAM M-71 genome:
- a CDS encoding DNA translocase FtsK: MSYLIQNDEIKAVIEKLKAAKILWIDTEVADWDTPLKRLSLIQILADLNNLNGDAAYILDVLDKPDLVAYFIDKIMIDSQIEKVFHNAGFDLKYLGRNESKNVTCTWKMAQKIGKERLGVTNLKLKTLATELCQFTNVDTAEQVSDWGQRPLTKKQLEYAKMDTVYLAYVHQYLLDKNKKTVAIKTNNYEQITFSATKVRIAFECPRLFYLYEKFGGKTLFLPDDNPTGIGSIFHQLADNFIKLAKKETKFTSIFKLSYKQLKAEVVAAQMQELFYELGFYPYLQAAIQEDSSKATTLYQIWQGLITLIRHWAELLVKNRRYCQAETLISKTLVSGEIDLECKLTLPDGMQQKITGRLDSVLCDLEKRRLCIVEYKTYTPADHSAQLAQVAIYSHILNAKKNLPVDSAVYCVLPTFIQYYYDWEKLEETVNQVIPYKLQQMREWLKWEPSQTNTPPKTSQPHLCEICPQNEKCQTYFNTTPENSNKSPFSSLRSLRLCGSTSENLQINVDEIAENLREILRSFKIGVDYQGVAIGPAFIRVKLKPNLGVKVVSILNRSADLQVQLGLENPPLIEPQAGYVSVDLPRSDRQIAQFTDYIKIKKLPPTAAVKIAIGIDLDGKLIEADLSDPNTCHFLVGGTTGSGKSEFLRSLLLSLLYRHSSEHLKIALVDPKRVTFPEFEQIPWLYSPVVKDGESAIELMAKLVAEMERRYQTFEAAKCADIKAYNQQSKKPLPRLVCIFDEYADFMAEKEIRDALEFSIKRLGAMARAAGIHLIIATQRPEAKVVTPLIRSNLPGRIALRTASEADSMIILGGDRKSAAYLLGKGDLLYQVGANFQRLQSLLATIIQLPES, encoded by the coding sequence ATGTCGTATTTAATTCAGAATGATGAAATAAAAGCTGTTATTGAAAAGTTAAAAGCAGCTAAAATACTTTGGATTGATACAGAAGTAGCTGACTGGGATACTCCTTTAAAAAGGTTATCTTTAATCCAAATATTAGCCGATTTAAATAATCTTAATGGTGATGCAGCTTATATATTAGATGTATTAGATAAACCCGATTTAGTGGCATATTTTATTGATAAAATTATGATAGATTCTCAGATTGAAAAAGTTTTTCATAATGCAGGGTTTGATCTGAAATACTTAGGAAGAAATGAATCAAAAAATGTTACTTGCACTTGGAAAATGGCACAAAAAATAGGCAAAGAACGATTGGGAGTAACTAACCTTAAGTTGAAGACTTTAGCGACAGAACTTTGCCAATTTACTAACGTAGATACAGCAGAACAAGTAAGCGACTGGGGACAGCGACCTTTGACTAAAAAACAGTTAGAATATGCCAAAATGGACACAGTTTATCTAGCTTACGTCCATCAATATTTATTAGATAAAAACAAAAAAACTGTTGCTATAAAAACTAATAACTATGAACAAATAACTTTTAGTGCTACCAAAGTTAGAATTGCTTTTGAATGTCCTCGTTTATTTTATTTATATGAGAAGTTTGGAGGTAAAACTTTGTTTTTACCTGATGATAATCCCACAGGAATTGGTAGTATTTTTCATCAATTAGCCGACAATTTTATTAAACTTGCTAAAAAAGAAACAAAATTCACATCTATATTTAAGCTTTCATATAAACAATTAAAGGCAGAAGTTGTAGCCGCACAAATGCAAGAATTATTTTATGAATTGGGGTTTTATCCTTATTTACAAGCGGCTATTCAAGAAGATTCTAGCAAAGCAACAACACTTTATCAAATTTGGCAAGGATTAATTACTTTAATTCGTCATTGGGCAGAATTATTAGTGAAAAATCGTCGTTATTGTCAGGCAGAAACACTAATTAGCAAAACTTTAGTTAGTGGAGAAATTGACCTGGAATGTAAATTAACTTTGCCAGATGGTATGCAACAAAAAATAACTGGCAGGTTAGATAGTGTACTTTGTGATTTGGAAAAACGCCGTCTTTGTATTGTTGAATATAAAACTTATACTCCAGCAGATCATTCAGCCCAATTAGCCCAAGTTGCTATTTATAGTCATATCTTAAATGCTAAAAAAAACTTACCAGTTGATTCAGCAGTATACTGTGTATTACCAACGTTTATACAATACTATTATGATTGGGAAAAACTAGAAGAAACGGTCAATCAAGTAATTCCTTATAAATTACAACAAATGCGGGAATGGTTAAAATGGGAACCCTCACAAACTAACACTCCACCAAAAACATCACAACCTCATTTATGTGAAATTTGCCCACAAAACGAGAAGTGCCAAACTTACTTTAACACCACTCCTGAAAACTCTAATAAATCTCCCTTTTCTTCTCTGCGTTCTCTGCGTCTCTGCGGTTCAACATCCGAAAATCTGCAAATAAACGTCGATGAAATTGCTGAAAATTTAAGAGAAATTTTGCGATCGTTCAAAATTGGCGTGGATTACCAAGGAGTAGCGATCGGCCCTGCATTTATTCGAGTTAAACTCAAACCAAACTTAGGTGTAAAAGTAGTTTCCATATTAAACAGATCTGCCGACTTACAAGTACAATTAGGATTAGAAAATCCGCCATTAATTGAACCGCAAGCGGGATATGTCAGCGTAGATTTGCCGAGAAGCGATCGCCAAATCGCCCAATTCACCGACTACATTAAAATAAAAAAACTCCCACCAACCGCAGCAGTAAAAATTGCCATTGGTATTGACTTAGATGGCAAATTAATTGAAGCAGACTTATCCGATCCCAATACTTGTCATTTTTTAGTTGGCGGAACAACGGGAAGTGGCAAAAGCGAATTTTTAAGAAGCTTACTTTTGAGTTTACTTTATCGCCATTCTTCCGAACATTTAAAAATAGCCTTAGTCGATCCAAAACGAGTCACATTTCCCGAATTTGAACAAATACCTTGGTTATATTCGCCTGTAGTTAAAGATGGGGAAAGTGCGATCGAACTAATGGCAAAATTAGTTGCAGAAATGGAACGCCGTTACCAAACATTCGAGGCAGCAAAATGTGCTGATATCAAAGCATATAATCAACAAAGCAAAAAACCATTACCTCGCTTAGTCTGCATCTTTGATGAATACGCCGACTTTATGGCCGAAAAAGAAATCCGAGATGCGTTAGAATTTAGCATCAAACGACTTGGCGCAATGGCAAGAGCAGCGGGTATCCATTTAATTATCGCCACTCAACGCCCGGAAGCCAAAGTTGTCACCCCGCTAATTCGATCGAACTTACCAGGAAGAATAGCATTGCGTACCGCAAGTGAAGCAGACTCAATGATTATTTTAGGTGGCGACAGGAAAAGTGCTGCTTACCTGCTGGGGAAAGGAGACTTGCTTTACCAAGTAGGTGCGAATTTCCAAAGATTGCAGAGCTTATTAGCTACAATAATCCAGTTGCCT